The Maridesulfovibrio hydrothermalis AM13 = DSM 14728 DNA window CAGCTCTGGGGTAAAGGTTTTCTGGGCGGGACACAGTCTCAGTTGCGGTTTCTGCCGGAAAAGCACACTGACTTCGCTATTGCTGTCTTCGGTGAAGAATGGGGCTTTGTGGGGGCTATGTCTCTGCTTAGTTTTTTCTGCATATTTTTGTACCAGATGGTGGTCACCGCGCGTGAAGCAAAGGATCTTTTCGGAAGTTTTCTTGCGGCGGGCGTGTTCTTCTATTTCTTCTGGCAAATCTTAATCAATATGGGTATGGTCCTCGGGCTAATGCCGGTAGTAGGCATCCCTTTACCATTCATCAGCTACGGTGGCAGTGGCACCGTGGTCAATCTTTGTCTTGTGGGTCTCGTTTTAAACGTGTCCATGAGGCGTTACGTATTTAAACAGGGGTAAGCCGTATGTTTGGATTTTCAAAATCCGGCTCAGAGGGGAAAGGAGTTCAAATGGCAAAAGACGAAATAAATGCTTTTTTAGGCAGTGGAACTGATTATCAGGGAAAGCTTAATTTTCAGGGCGCAGTCCGTATCGACGGCAATTTCAACGGAGAAGTGGAGTCCGAAGGGACTCTGGTTGTCGGTAAGGAAGCCCGGGTTGAAGGCGTTTTAAAGGTGGGTCAGCTGGTGCTGAGTGGAAAGGTTCACGGTGAAGTATATGCCAGTGAAAAGGCAGTTCTTCACAAGACCGCAAATCTTCAGGGCAACCTCGTTACTCCAGTGCTTGTTGTGGAGGAGGGAGCTGTTCTCGAAGGGCGTGTAACTATGAGTTCTACGCCTTCTGAAGCGGGTGAGCCTGAAAATCAAGAAATTAGTTAAAAAAATAACAAGCCAGTGTTTACGGGGCCTCAAGAGGTAAAAGCAACCAGTTCAAAACGAAAAACCCTTTGACACAATCTTTCAAATTAGCTAAAGGGCGATTGACTTTGGACAAAAATTCACAACCTTTTCGGGAGCAGGCATGATTGATTTAGATATTAGCTTTTTTATCCAGTTAGCGAACTTCATCATCACCCTTCTTGTTCTCAACCTTCTCATGTTTCGTCCTATTCGTGAAATCATCAGAAAACGTGGTGAGCTCATGAGCGACCAGCTTTCCAAGGTGGAAAATTTCACAGGACAGGCAAGTTCAAAGGTTAAGGATTACGAAGCTGCTCTGGACAGTGCCCGCAAAGAGGGTATGGAAATCCGGAACAACTTCAAAGATCAGGGTGCTGCTCAGGAACAGGCATTACTCGCAGAAGCAGGCAAGGTTGCAGCGACAACCATGAAGGCGGCACGTGAGGAAGTTGCATCTGATAAAGATGCGGCAATGAAAGTTCTTGACGGCGAAGTTGAAGCTTTTGCTCAGAAGGTTACAGCCAAGGTTCTTGGCTAACCTAATCAATATCGAAGGGGGGTTTAGCCTTGAAGCGGAAAAACATGATCATGGCAACAGCCGCTCTTTCTGTACTGCTTGCAGCAGGCGCAGCCTACGCAAGCGGCGGAGAAGGGGTGCACGAGATTCCCTGGGCAAACTTCGGTTGGCGTGTACTTAACCTAGTTCTCGTTCTTGGAATACTTTATAAATTCGCAGGCGAAAAAATCGCCGGACTTTTTAAAGGACGCCAGGCAGGAATCAGGCAAGAGCTTAATGATTTGCAGTCTCGTAAAGAGGCGGCAGAGAAAAAGCTCCAAGACGTCGAACGAAGTATTGCCAATCTGGAACAGGAAAAGGAGTCTATCCTTTCCGAAGCCAGATCTCAGGGCGAGGCCATGAAGGCGGCGATTATCCAGAAGGCAGAGCAGAGTGCCGAGCAGATTAAAGCTCAGGCAAAGGTCTCCGCTGAACAGGAAGTTAACATTGCCCTCGACGAAATGCGTGCAGAAATGGCTGATAAAGTCGTTAAAGCAGCTGAGAAAATCGTTAAGAGCAAGCTGACTAAAGCTCAGCATGAGAATCTTGTGGATGAATACTTAACAAAGGTGGTGCTCAATTGACCGGGAACATAGTCTCACGCAGATACGCTAAGGCGCTGTTCTCTGTTGGCCAGAAGCAGGGAGACAATGATCTTGCGGCGTATGGTAAGGCACTGACCGAGTTGTCCCAGATCCTGGAAGATTCCCCGGAGGCCCTGAGGCTCTTCCAGAATCCTGTTTTCAGTGCGGAAGAAAAGAAAGCCGTACTTGGAAAATTGCTTGAGAAGACCTCGGCAGGACCTGTGGTGAATAACTTTTGTAGCCTCCTGGCCGACAAAGGAAGGCTTGCCTGCATTCCTGAAATAGCATCTGACTATGCTGGAATGTTGGACGCCGTTCAGGGTGTCGTCCGTGGCAAACTCGTGACTGCAATCAAACTGACCGTTAAACGTCAGGGTGAAATTAAGAAACGTCTTGAAGATCAGCTTAAAAGCAAACTCGAACTTGAGTTTGCAATGGATAAAGACATCCTCGGTGGTGTTGTTCTGAAAGTTGGAGACAAGGTTCTTGATGCAAGCATTCGCGCACAGCTGCAAATGATGAAAGAACAGATTAAAAGGGGTGTGTAGGGCCATGCAGATTAAAGCGGAAGAAATCAGCAAAATCATTGAAGATCAGATTCAGAATTATGAGTCTAAGGTCGAGATGAGCGAAACCGGTACCGTTCTCTCTGTTGGTGACGGTATTGCTCGTGTACATGGTGTTGAGAACGCAATGGCTATGGAACTCCTTGAGTTTCCTGGCGGCCTCATGGGCATGGTTCTCAACCTTGAAGAAGATAACGTTGGTGTTGCCCTTCTTGGCGACGATACCGGCATTAAAGAAGGCGATCCGGTAAAACGTACTGGTAAGCTTTTCTCCGTTCCCGTTGGTAAAGCCGTTATGGGTCGCGTTGTGAACCCTCTTGGCGAACCAATTGATGGACTCGGACCTATTGAAGCAGAAGAAACTCGTCCCGTTGAGCTTAAAGCTCCCGGTATCATCGCACGTAAGTCCGTACATGAGCCTATGTACACAGGTCTGAAAGCTATTGATGCTATGACACCAGTTGGACGTGGTCAGCGCGAACTCATCATTGGTGACCGTCAGGTCGGTAAGACTGCAGTTTGTCTTGACGCTATTCTCGCACAGAAAGATTCCGGTATTCATTGTTTCTACGTAGCTATCGGTCAGAAAAAAGCAGCGGTTGCA harbors:
- a CDS encoding bactofilin family protein — translated: MAKDEINAFLGSGTDYQGKLNFQGAVRIDGNFNGEVESEGTLVVGKEARVEGVLKVGQLVLSGKVHGEVYASEKAVLHKTANLQGNLVTPVLVVEEGAVLEGRVTMSSTPSEAGEPENQEIS
- the atpF gene encoding F0F1 ATP synthase subunit B; this encodes MIMATAALSVLLAAGAAYASGGEGVHEIPWANFGWRVLNLVLVLGILYKFAGEKIAGLFKGRQAGIRQELNDLQSRKEAAEKKLQDVERSIANLEQEKESILSEARSQGEAMKAAIIQKAEQSAEQIKAQAKVSAEQEVNIALDEMRAEMADKVVKAAEKIVKSKLTKAQHENLVDEYLTKVVLN
- a CDS encoding F0F1 ATP synthase subunit delta, whose product is MTGNIVSRRYAKALFSVGQKQGDNDLAAYGKALTELSQILEDSPEALRLFQNPVFSAEEKKAVLGKLLEKTSAGPVVNNFCSLLADKGRLACIPEIASDYAGMLDAVQGVVRGKLVTAIKLTVKRQGEIKKRLEDQLKSKLELEFAMDKDILGGVVLKVGDKVLDASIRAQLQMMKEQIKRGV
- a CDS encoding ATP synthase F0 subunit B codes for the protein MIDLDISFFIQLANFIITLLVLNLLMFRPIREIIRKRGELMSDQLSKVENFTGQASSKVKDYEAALDSARKEGMEIRNNFKDQGAAQEQALLAEAGKVAATTMKAAREEVASDKDAAMKVLDGEVEAFAQKVTAKVLG